ATCGCCCGGCGGTACCAGCACTATACTGTATGTTGAGCCATTTTGTTTGACGCGTAATTCGGAAGTTGTCGGACCGGCGGGCACGCAGGCAAAATGAAGTGTTTGGATTCCGTCATATACTCGGAGGCCGCAGTCGGTTTCGCCGGGAAGTGGGGTGGTTCCCCAAGCCAAGTCAAAAGCTGCCCCATTGTTGGTAAACACGGAGCTACCCAGACCCGTCCAAGTGGTTCCGTTCGTTGAAGTCGCGAAAGTGTTGGTGACATTATTTCCAGCCGCAATCCACTTACCATCGCCCCAGGCCACAGATGTACCACCACCACCGGGGGGACTAAAAATATCAAGACCACCCAACCCAACCCAATTGATGCCATCTATGGATGTGGCAATAACGTTGATATCCGTGCCGACATTATATGTATGCGCAACCGCAACCCACCTGCTGCCATTCCAGGCCAAGTCCATACCACCATAACCATCAGCATTAGTAAATATTGAATTGCCCAAACCTGTCCAATTAATACCGTCATAAGAGTACGCGATGGTGTTGGCTCCATATCCTACCGCTACCCACATTGTTTCATTCCAGGCAATACCAACGCCGGTATTAGAAAATATTCCTTTACCCAAGCCAGTCCATGAGATGCCGTCATATGAATAGGCGATAGTATTGTTGCCTCCTCCCACCGCAACCCACATTGTTCCGTTCCAAGCAACGTCTAAACCGCTCTCGCCTGGATTAGAACCGAATATATTTACACCACCACGGCCAACCCAATTAATACCATCGGCTGATGTAGCAAAATTATTAGGAGCATTTCCTACTGCTACCCATTTGTTATCGCCCCAAGCCACGCCATATCCACCGCCTTGTTGGGTCCATTGATTATAATCAAAAATCGAATCACCTAGTCCCGTCCAGTCGACACCATTCGTAGAATGGGCAACGGTGTTTTCACCCACCCCTACTGCGACCCACATGCTTCCGTTCCAGGCTACACCTTGACCCCATTGGGAAAATATTGCTTTGCCTTGGCTGGTCCAATTAGTGCCATCCAGGGAAGTGGCCATGGTGGCGTCGTCGCCACGTCCGACTGCTATCCATCGGCCAGCGGCCACCACTGGTTGGTTCATCATTCCAATTCCTGTCAGCGAGAAAACAAATACCGCGCAGAGGCGGATCAGCCACCATTGGCGACTCTGATGTGCGAGTATAGTTGTTAGCTCGGACTTCGGGTTCATGGCCGACCTTTTGTTTTTAGTTCAATACCAGCCACATCTGTCCGACCGCGGGACTGGCGGGATCGCCTTGGGCCGCGGTGCGAACCTGAATAACTAAGCCGTCAGTGGCCTTTATCGTACCACCCTGAACTTCGAGTTTAGTGCCGGCTGCCGGGTTCTCCACCCCAATACCCACCGCGCCATTCATGATGACAGTTTTGCCGGAAAAGTATCCGGCAAAACCCTGGCCGCCGGTGATCTCGGCGTATAGAGTCTTGTCATTGGCAGCCGTGGCCGCATTGGTCACTGACAAACGAGTATTGTCACTAATGTCCAGTCGGCCAATTGCCACCTTATCAGTAGTTTCGTTAGTTGGCGCAATGGTGTCTGCAGTCGAACCAGCCTTCCAAATGCCACCGCCAGCCGCAACAACAGCCCAGGAAAGATTGCCGCTGCCGTCGTTCTTTAAGTATGCGTCATTATCCGCCCCTAGGTTATTATTCGGCCAATTGTAAGTGACGCCCTTGATCCGGATGATATTACCCGTGGCGTCGACCATGAATTTGTCGCCATTGCCGACGGTGAGAGGCGATAGAGGGGTGATATCGCCAATGCCAACATTCGCGGTTGGGTTAGTCGGGTAAAGATCGTTCACGTCCTGGGTCCAGAAGCCACCACCAGCCGCGCCGCCGCAGGTTATTGTGCCATCGGCATCGGTGCTAAGACCGCCGCAACTGACCATATTGGGATTCTGGATACTTAGCGTGGCTAGATTAGTCGGACTGGCCGCGGTGATCTTTACGGCGCCTTGCAGCTCAATATGATCGCCCGTTTCGCCAGGGGAAAGATATAGTGAGTTAGCTCCAAAGTTTATGTGGGGCTTAGCCGTGTCTGACACGTTGGACCAAAAAACACCCCGGTCCGCCGTGGAAATAAAGAGATCGCCAGTAGCTACCCGGAGATAATTACCAGCTATAGTCAGGTCGCCATTTTTGGTTTGAGGGGTGGCCGAAGTATTGATTGGCGCAGCCACATTGCCGCCCGGCGGAGCAGTGTCAGGAGCGGTCCAGGATGCCAGCGCCCGGCCGGCCAGAGTTGAAAATGCCAAGCATAAAAGCACTGGCATAACCGTAAGGTACATCAGCTTTGAGCCTCGAAATAGATTTGATTTCATATGGGATTATTTTATGTTAGCTGCCATGTATTATACTAAAAAGAGCGTCAATGCGCAAATACTTGATTATCAACAGCACAAGGAAGAATTTTATTGAATCGTTATCTAGCCAGTTGAGCAGCCAGTTCCCGAATAACTACCCGATCGTCCCAGGCGATTTTTTGACCATGTGGCCCCATAATCCATTGCTCGGAGGCCTTGCCGGTGATCACCACAAGGTCACCTGATTTAGCTAATCTAAGAGCTTTATCTATGGCAGTTCGGCGATCAAGCACCTTCTCAACCTGGGCTTTCTTCGGCACGGCGACGTTAGCACCGGCTATGATCTGATCGATAATCTGCTCCGGCGGTTCATCGTAAGGGTCTTCGTTGGTCACGATAGCAATGTCGGCTCGTTCAGCGATAAACTTTCCCAACACAGGGCGTCGGGATTTATCGCGGCCACCGCCGGCTGATCCAAACACATGGATGATTCGATTTACCTTTAATTTTGGCAAAATAGTATACAACGCCGCCATTGAGGCCGGTTCCGGGGCGTAGTCAACCAGTATTTGGAAGGGCAACCCTAGTGATAAAAATTCCATCCGCCCGGGTATGGCTTTTATTTCGGCCAGGTGGGGCAGAATGTCAGACAATTTCCAACCCAGCTGTTCAACTACGGCCACGGCTTCCAGCGCGTTCATAACGTTAAAACGGCCGATTAGTGGCAAGTGAGTCGTCTGATCGTCAATAGTAAATTCACTGCCCGACAGGTCACTTTTGGAAATTTTACCAATAAGCTGTTTGGTGTCAGTAGGGAAATCGTTTGAGGCTGGGTTGGCCAAAGAACAAGCGATACGCTGATCAGCCGCGTAGGCTAAAAATCTTGGAGCCGACTTATCATCACCATTGACAATAATAAAGGAGGGTGAGTTTTGTGCGCGACGGACTTTTTTGAACAGCCGCTCTTTAGCTAGGGTGTATTTTTCAAACGAGCCGTGGGACTCGATGTGCTCGGGGGTTAGATTTGTGAAGACAGTGCCGCGTATCGGAATGCCGTTAAGTCGGCCTTGAGCCAATCCTTCGGAAGAGGCTTCGATGATAGCGTACTTACAGCCAGCGCGAACCATACGCCTCAAAGTAGCTTGAAGGTATTTCGGACTGGCCGTAGTCAGCTTGGTTTTATTAAGCTGTTCCTCGCCCTTGATGGAAATTGTCGCGGTTGAAATCCAGCCGACCGGTTGTCCGAGTAATTGCAACAACTGTCCGATCATCGAGACAACCGTGGTCTTGCCATTCGTGCCGGTCACGCCAACGACAATCAAATGGCGTGCCGGGAAACGAAACATCCAGGCAGTCAGCCAAGCTCGGATATGGTGATAAATATTTAATAGCGACTTAGGTAACAGACGGCGGATAAACGCTTTCATTGGCTCGTCAATTAATGGCCAGGGTCATTCCACCCCGGAACGCGGTCGGGAACGCGAGTTGTTCTCGAAGCATCTTTTTACCATTACCGGAAAAGTACCGCAAGAGCGCGTTGCCTCCGCTACGAACGCCGGCGACAATTTCTTGAATGCCATCTCCGTCCAAGTCAGTCGCCGTAATCACAATTCCGCCCCGGAAATCTCCGGCAAAAGCCATAAAACCCGGATTAATCAGACCAATGATTCCATTGCTTTTACGGCCAAAAACCCTTACCTGTGGACCGCCACCACCAGCTATACCGGTTATAATTTCATCTAAGCCGTCACCGTTGATATCGCCGGTTCCCAAGGTCACTCCGCCGCGAAACGAATCCGCGTAGGCCATCAAGCCCTGAATTACGGGGCGGAACGATCCATTGCGATAACCGAACACGCGCAGCTGTGGTCCGCCGGCGCTCAACGGGGCGGTGATAATTTCAGCCTTACCATCACCGTCCAGATCGCCGGTAGTGACTGAAACACCACCGCGAAACGTAGTCGCGTAAGCCATGAAATTTTGGGTGGTCGGCTGGTAGGAGCCATTACGGTATCCGAAAATTCTTACGTTAGGTCCACCGCCACTTTCGGGAACCACGACAATCTCGTCCACATTGTCACCGTCGAGATCATCGACGGCTAGATTGACACCACCGCGAAATGTCGCGCCGTAAGTTAAAAATTCTTTTTTCAATTTACCATTTAGATCAAACACCCGGATCATAGGAGTCATGCCTGGACCGGGCGCGGTGACGATTTCTTCTTGGAGGTCTCCATCAACGTCACCGGACGCAACCTTGATACCGCCCCGAAACGAGGCGTCATAAGCCAAAAAGTTTTTCAAGTTCTTGCCAGACGAGGAAAAAAACCTGACCTGTGGGCCGCCGCCCGGACCGGCTCCGACCAACAGGGTATTTTGCGGGCGATAGTAGAGCGTGAGCGATTGGGTAGTGGCCAAACCAGCTTGGTTAACCGTGGCGAGATTGATGATGTTCTTTCCCGAATGCAGGCGGAGCGTATAGGAAAAGCGTCCGTCCGCATCCGACAAGAGCGCGTGATTATTAGCCGTGATGCCGGTTACCGGAGATATTGTATCAGTTGCCCGGCCGGTAATGGTATATTTTCGATCGGTTACGATTGTTTCTGAAGCGGGCGAAAAGTCGATCAGATCGGGGCCGGTAATATCGACTTGAATAATCAGGCTTTGGGCGATTTCGGCGTTACCAGCCTGATCGGTAGCATGATAGTACAGCGTGTGCACGCCTTCAGGCGCGGCCATAGGGCCGGCGTAGGTGGTATCGGGTTCCGCGTCCCAGTGATAGGAAATAGTTATCGGCAAGGTTCGATTATCCTGCGCGGACAAAGTGACGGCGGGCGTAGTGGTGTAATAGCCATTGGTGGTCGCGGTCGGTGATAACGAGACTGAACTAATCGGAGCGGTCGTGTCCGTAACTACGCGATATAGCGCGGCGGCGACATCCAATAATCCGAATCCGGTTTCGGTGTCATATCCGGTCGTGCCAAGATCGAGGGCGGTTTCGGTCAAAACCGTTTTGACTGTGGCTGGGTCGGCACCGGCCGCGATTAGCAAGGCGGCCGCGCCTGATACGTGAGCCGTCGCCGATGACGTGCCTTGCGCCCAAGAGTTACTGAATTGAGTATAGTTGACGGCGGTATTCGTAAAACTTTCCTGAAGAATGCCATCGATGAAGCCATCGCTGTTTTGGTCGTACCTGGTATCCCCACCCGGAGCCATGATTTGCAAACCGGTGCCATAGTTAGAAAAATATGAGCGCGTCGCGTCGTAGCGAACGGCGCCGACGCTGATCACGCCCGGATAGGCGGCTGGGTAATCAACGTTGCCCTCACCATCATTACCGGCCGCGGCTACTATTACAACGTGGCTAGCCAGGGCGGCATCAATCGATGCTTTGAAAATTGGGTCATCGGTTGTGGCCGTGAGACTAAGATTGATAACCTTGGCTCCTTGGGCGACGGCGAAGTCTATTCCTTGAGAGACGGTTTCGGTCGTACCACTGCCGGTATGATCCATGACTTTAACTGGCATGATAGTGCTGTTGAACGCGATCCCGGCTTCGTCGTGTTCATTATTGGTCGTCTGGGCGATCGTTCCGGTCATATGGGTGCCGTGACCTTGGTCATCGTTGGCGTGCGCGTCATCATTGATAAAGTCATAACCAGCGACAAAACTGGTTCCGGACAAGTCGGGCGCTTGGCCGTACACCCCATAATTTTCATAAGCCACTCCGGTGTCGACTACCGCCACAATAACACCCGGGTCGCCACCGTAAGCCGGTTCGGTCTGATCGGTGTCCCAGGCGGTTGGCATATTTATCTGAGCTAGATTCCATTGAAAAGAATACAACCCGTCATTGGGGGTAAACGCGATCTGATAGCGATAGTTGGGTTGGGCAATGGCGACTAGTGAATCACCGTAAAGCCGTTGGATGGCATCCTCAATATTGTCACCCGAACTAAGTTTCATTTTGATTATCTTAGTTGTGGGAATATTTGGCATCGACAATTCGGCGGCTTGGAAACGCGACCTCAAATTGGGTAAATCCGATTGGGCGACCGAGTCTTTGAGACGAACAATCACCTCGTCAGATGGGGGTGGAGCGATCGCATACGCGGGTTGGCTCAACCAACTAAAACAGCCGATTAGAATGCCGACGGCGAGACATCTGAGAGTAATAGATTT
This sequence is a window from Patescibacteria group bacterium. Protein-coding genes within it:
- a CDS encoding UDP-N-acetylmuramoyl-L-alanyl-D-glutamate--2,6-diaminopimelate ligase, yielding MKAFIRRLLPKSLLNIYHHIRAWLTAWMFRFPARHLIVVGVTGTNGKTTVVSMIGQLLQLLGQPVGWISTATISIKGEEQLNKTKLTTASPKYLQATLRRMVRAGCKYAIIEASSEGLAQGRLNGIPIRGTVFTNLTPEHIESHGSFEKYTLAKERLFKKVRRAQNSPSFIIVNGDDKSAPRFLAYAADQRIACSLANPASNDFPTDTKQLIGKISKSDLSGSEFTIDDQTTHLPLIGRFNVMNALEAVAVVEQLGWKLSDILPHLAEIKAIPGRMEFLSLGLPFQILVDYAPEPASMAALYTILPKLKVNRIIHVFGSAGGGRDKSRRPVLGKFIAERADIAIVTNEDPYDEPPEQIIDQIIAGANVAVPKKAQVEKVLDRRTAIDKALRLAKSGDLVVITGKASEQWIMGPHGQKIAWDDRVVIRELAAQLAR
- a CDS encoding S8 family serine peptidase is translated as MKTNQLKSITLRCLAVGILIGCFSWLSQPAYAIAPPPSDEVIVRLKDSVAQSDLPNLRSRFQAAELSMPNIPTTKIIKMKLSSGDNIEDAIQRLYGDSLVAIAQPNYRYQIAFTPNDGLYSFQWNLAQINMPTAWDTDQTEPAYGGDPGVIVAVVDTGVAYENYGVYGQAPDLSGTSFVAGYDFINDDAHANDDQGHGTHMTGTIAQTTNNEHDEAGIAFNSTIMPVKVMDHTGSGTTETVSQGIDFAVAQGAKVINLSLTATTDDPIFKASIDAALASHVVIVAAAGNDGEGNVDYPAAYPGVISVGAVRYDATRSYFSNYGTGLQIMAPGGDTRYDQNSDGFIDGILQESFTNTAVNYTQFSNSWAQGTSSATAHVSGAAALLIAAGADPATVKTVLTETALDLGTTGYDTETGFGLLDVAAALYRVVTDTTAPISSVSLSPTATTNGYYTTTPAVTLSAQDNRTLPITISYHWDAEPDTTYAGPMAAPEGVHTLYYHATDQAGNAEIAQSLIIQVDITGPDLIDFSPASETIVTDRKYTITGRATDTISPVTGITANNHALLSDADGRFSYTLRLHSGKNIINLATVNQAGLATTQSLTLYYRPQNTLLVGAGPGGGPQVRFFSSSGKNLKNFLAYDASFRGGIKVASGDVDGDLQEEIVTAPGPGMTPMIRVFDLNGKLKKEFLTYGATFRGGVNLAVDDLDGDNVDEIVVVPESGGGPNVRIFGYRNGSYQPTTQNFMAYATTFRGGVSVTTGDLDGDGKAEIITAPLSAGGPQLRVFGYRNGSFRPVIQGLMAYADSFRGGVTLGTGDINGDGLDEIITGIAGGGGPQVRVFGRKSNGIIGLINPGFMAFAGDFRGGIVITATDLDGDGIQEIVAGVRSGGNALLRYFSGNGKKMLREQLAFPTAFRGGMTLAIN